A stretch of DNA from Polyangia bacterium:
GGTCACGCACAAGCGTCGTCTGTCGGCGCTGGGGCCGGGCGGTCTGACCCGGGAGCGCGCCGGGTTCGAGGTGCGCGACGTGCACGGTACGCACTATGGTCGTATCTGCCCGATCGAGACGCCGGAAGGCCCGAACATCGGCCTCATCGCGTCGCTGTCGACGTACGCCCGGGTGAACGAGTTCGGCTTCATCGAGACGCCGTACCGCAAGGTAGAGGCGGCCCGCGCCTCCGACAACGTCGAGTTTTACTCGGCGTTGCAAGAGGAAGGGCACTACATCGCCCAGTCGAACACCCAGATCGACAAGAAGGGCAAGTTCGCTGACGACTTCATCTCCTGCCGCCACAACACCGAGTTCGTGATGGTAAAGCCGGAAGAGGTCACGTTGATGGACGTGTCCCCGAACCAGCTGGTGTCGGTGGCGGCGTCGCTGATCCCCTTCCTGGAGAACGACGACGCGAACCGCGCGCTGATGGGTTCGAACATGCAGCGCCAGGCGGTGCCGTTGATCCGTACGCGCTCGCCGCTGATCGGCACCGGCATCGAGGGCATCGTGGCCCGCGATTCGGGCGTCACGGTTGTCGCCAAGCGTGACGGCGTGGTCGACTCGGTCGACGCCACTCGAATCGTCATTCGTCCGACCACCGAGACCGAGAGCGATCCGCTGTCGGCCAAGCCGGACATCTACAACCTGACCAAGTTCCAGCGATCAAACCAGAACACCTGCATCAACCAGAAGCCGATCATCGAGCGCGGCGATCACGTGAAGACCGGCGACGTCATCGCCGACGGTCCGGCCACCGAGCGCGGTGAGCTGGCCCTGGGTGAGAACATCCTGGTCGCCTTCATGCCATGGGGCGGGTACAACTTCGAAGACTCGATCCTGGTCAGCGAACGGCTGGTGCGGAACGACCACTTCACCTCGATCCACATCGAGGAGTTCGAGTGCGTCGCCCGCGACACGAAACTCGGCAAAGAGGAAATCACCTGTGACATCCCGAACGTCGGCGAAGAAGCGCTGAAGGATCTGGATGAGTCCGGCATCGTGCGCATCGGCGCCGAGGTCAAGCCGCAGGACATTCTGGTCGGCAAGATCACGCCCAAGGGCGAGACCCAGCTTTCGCCGGAAGAAAAGCTCTTGCGGGCGATCTTCGGCGAGAAGGCCGGCGACGTGCGTGACAGCTCGCTGCGCGTGCCGCCGGGCGTGCAGGGGATCGTCATCAGCGCCAAGGTGTTCTCGCGCAAGGGCACGGAGAAGGACGAGCGCGCCAAGGACATCGAGGACGCTGAGAAAGAGAAGCTGCTGGCCGACCAGCGTGACGAGGTGAAGATCGTCAGCGAGTCGTACCACGCCAAGATGCGCAAGATTCTGCTCGGCAAGACCACGGCGGTGCGCCTGGTGGACGACAAGGGCAAGGTCCTGTGCGCCAAGGGGCAGAAGATCGAGAACGCGCTGCTGGACGAGATCCCGGTCCGTTACTGGTCCGAGATGCAGGTCGAAGAGGGCGGCGGCAAGACCGAAGAAAAGATGGAGCAGCTGGCGGCGCGTCTGCAAGAGGACATCAACGCCATCGAGCTTCTATACCGCGACAAGATCAGCAAGCTGACCAAGGGCGACGAGCTGCCGCCCGGGGTCATCAAGATGGTCAAGGTCTATGTGGCCATCAAACGCAAGCTTTCGGTCGGTGACAAGATGGCCGGCCGTCACGGCAACAAGGGCGTCGTCTCGCGCGTGCTGCCCGAGGAGGACATGCCGTACCTGGCCGACGGTACGCCGGTGGACATCGTGCTGAACCCGCTGGGCGTTCCGTCGCGGATGAACGTCGGACAGATTCTGGAGACGCACCTCGGTGGCGCGGCCTTGAACCTGGGCCGGCAGATCGACGAGATGCTGCAGCGGGAGTACACCGGCGCGGCCTTGCGGGCGAAGATGAAGGTGGTCTTCACCGACGAGGCTCACGTGAAGTTGATCGACGAGGTCGACGACGAGGGCCTGGTGAAGATCGCCAGAACACTGCGCGAGGGCGTTCACCTGGCGACGCCGGTCTTCGACGGCGCCAAGGAGGTCGACATCAAGCACCTGCTGACGGCGGCTGACATGCCGACCAACGGGCAGGCGACGTTGTTCGACGGGAAATCTGGCGAGGCGTTCGACCACGACGTCACCGTCGGCGTCATGTACATGCTGAAGCTGCACCACTTGGTCGACGACAAGATCCACGCCCGGTCGATCGGGCCTTACTCGCTGGTCACGCAGCAGCCGCTGGGTGGCAAGGCGCAGTTCGGCGGTCAGCGATTGGGCGAGATGGAGGTGTGGGCGATGGAGGCGTACGGCGCGGCTTACGGTCTGCAGGAGTTCCTGACCGTGAAGTCCGACGACGTCATCGGCCGCACGCGCATGTACGAGGCGATCGTCAAAGGCGAGCACGTGCTCGAGTCCGGGTTGCCGGAGTCGTTTAACGTGCTATTGAAAGAGCTGCAATCGTTGTGCCTGAACGTCGAGCTCATCGAGGATCCGAACGCGCCCCGCAAGCAGGAGTCCACGCTGGAGCTGATGGCTCGCGAAGTCGCGGCCAAGGCCAGCGCGGGCGCTGTTTCGGCGGCGCCGCCGCCTCCTCCCCCGGCGCCGGCCGCCACGAACGAGCGGGCGACCGTTCAGGAATAATCAGCTTTTCGATTTTTGGTTTTGCCGATTTTCGGTTCTCTGGGCTCAGGTAATCCACAAGGAATGCGATGAAAGACATTTTCAACTTCTTCGAGAAGCCGAAAGATCCGCTGTCCTTCTCGGCCATCCGTATTTCGCTGGCCTCCCCGGAGAAGATCCGGGAGTGGTCGCACGGTGAGGTCAAGAAGCCCGAGACGATCAACTACCGGACCTTCAAGCCCGAGCGCGATGGTTTGTTCTGCGCGAAGATCTTTGGCCCGGTGAAGGACTACGAGTGCAACTGCGGCAAGTACAAGCGCATGAAGCACCGCGGGATCGTCTGCGAAAAGTGCGGCGTCGAAGTGATCCAGTCCAAGGTGCGTCGTGAACGTCTGGGCCACATAAACCTGGCCACGCCGGTCGCGCACATCTGGTTCCTGAAGTCGCTGCCCTCGCGTATCGGTAACCTCCTCGACATCACGCTCAAGGATCTGGAAAAGATTCTGTACTGCGAGTCGTACGTGGTCACCGATCCGAAGGAGACCGGGCTGCAGCGGGGCGAGCTCCTGACCGAGGAGCGGTACATGAAGGCGGTCGAGGAGTTCGGCGAGGACGCCTTCGCCGCCGGCATGGGCGCGGAGGCCATCCGCGAGCTGCTGCGTTTCATCGAGGTGCACACGCTGTCCGAACAGCTGCGCACCGAAATGAAGGAAGCCACGTCCGAGGCCAAACGGAAGAAGCTGGCCAAGCGCTTGAAGGTGGTCGACGCCTTCCGTGAGTCGGGCAACAAGCCGGACTGGATGATGCTGGAGGTGATCCCGGTGATCCCGCCGGATCTGCGTCCGCTGGTCCCGCTGGACGGAGGCCGCTTCGCTACCAGCGATCTGAACGATCTGTACCGGCGCGTGATCAACCGGAACAACCGGCTCAAGCGTCTGCAAGAGCTGAACGCCCCCGAGATCATCATCCGCAACGAGAAGCGGATGCTGCAGGAGGCGGTCGACGCTTTGTTCGAC
This window harbors:
- the rpoB gene encoding DNA-directed RNA polymerase subunit beta; this encodes MASPVIQNNFRARKTFAKIGKIIDIPNLIDIQKQSYEKFLQKDIALEKREDVGLQGVFKSVFPIKDFSETSSLEFVSYALDKPKYDVDECRQRGMTFAAPIKVIVRLVVWDTNEETGSQSIRDVKEQEVFFGEIPLMTDNGTFIINGTERVVVSQLHRSPGVFYDHDKGKTHSSGKLLYSARIIPYRGSWLDFEFDPKDLLYVRIDRRRKLHATVLLRALGYSTEELLNYYYDTETVFLEANKKYAKSVEYDLLPGQRASRDIRHPDSREILVKKNRKFTKLAIKKLKDSNVERLSVEVSDLVGKVAATDVIDEATGEVILQCNEELTESKIDELREHNITQFKILFIDNLNVGSYLRDTLIADKLQSSDEAIMEIYRRLRPGDPPTLETAQNLFNNLFFNPERYDLSKVGRLKLNYKFKLDEPLDNTVLTKRDILETIRYLIDLKNGKGSIDDIDHLGNRRVRAVGELMENQYRIGLVRMERAIKERMSMSQEIETLMPHDLINAKPVSAVVKEYFGSSQLSQFMDQTNPLSEVTHKRRLSALGPGGLTRERAGFEVRDVHGTHYGRICPIETPEGPNIGLIASLSTYARVNEFGFIETPYRKVEAARASDNVEFYSALQEEGHYIAQSNTQIDKKGKFADDFISCRHNTEFVMVKPEEVTLMDVSPNQLVSVAASLIPFLENDDANRALMGSNMQRQAVPLIRTRSPLIGTGIEGIVARDSGVTVVAKRDGVVDSVDATRIVIRPTTETESDPLSAKPDIYNLTKFQRSNQNTCINQKPIIERGDHVKTGDVIADGPATERGELALGENILVAFMPWGGYNFEDSILVSERLVRNDHFTSIHIEEFECVARDTKLGKEEITCDIPNVGEEALKDLDESGIVRIGAEVKPQDILVGKITPKGETQLSPEEKLLRAIFGEKAGDVRDSSLRVPPGVQGIVISAKVFSRKGTEKDERAKDIEDAEKEKLLADQRDEVKIVSESYHAKMRKILLGKTTAVRLVDDKGKVLCAKGQKIENALLDEIPVRYWSEMQVEEGGGKTEEKMEQLAARLQEDINAIELLYRDKISKLTKGDELPPGVIKMVKVYVAIKRKLSVGDKMAGRHGNKGVVSRVLPEEDMPYLADGTPVDIVLNPLGVPSRMNVGQILETHLGGAALNLGRQIDEMLQREYTGAALRAKMKVVFTDEAHVKLIDEVDDEGLVKIARTLREGVHLATPVFDGAKEVDIKHLLTAADMPTNGQATLFDGKSGEAFDHDVTVGVMYMLKLHHLVDDKIHARSIGPYSLVTQQPLGGKAQFGGQRLGEMEVWAMEAYGAAYGLQEFLTVKSDDVIGRTRMYEAIVKGEHVLESGLPESFNVLLKELQSLCLNVELIEDPNAPRKQESTLELMAREVAAKASAGAVSAAPPPPPPAPAATNERATVQE